One genomic window of Quercus lobata isolate SW786 chromosome 9, ValleyOak3.0 Primary Assembly, whole genome shotgun sequence includes the following:
- the LOC115959378 gene encoding pentatricopeptide repeat-containing protein At3g29290-like has translation MCEMLRNLNSAMVISNWFSCRYYPYIPTSYFCKIHNRHFHCSVYVNSAINSNSRCAIMPGLGIISMWQPKMPNISLLRVDKSRIVVNMVASVDVGVDCEKEEENKLIEGDEGFGESFVEQIWPPWGNVANHKALDIEPSPTPVSQTESKFSNRMTIANKSRVHFLEETNEELLSERLLVLSRTNKVRSALELFRSMELSGLCPSLHACNSLLSCLFRNGQPDDGLKVFEFLKTKKITTGHTHSLVLKAIANSQGSDTALEIFMETLGECEVKKDFDAIAYNTMITVCGKVNNGVETERIWRSMKANGCCPTRVTYCLLISNFVHCSQNELALDAYSEMVQNGFEPGNDTKQAIISACTKEGKWNLALSVFQDMLKGGLKPNLIACNALINSLAKAGEVKLAFEVYDITSLGHSPDAYTWNAILGALYNADRQNDVLQLFDSIKRDIGSQLNLHLYNTALMSCSKLGSWDRTLQLLWQMEAFGLFIPTASYNLVISACEIARKPKVALQMYEHMVHQKCNPNTYTPLSLLRACIWGSLWDEVEEILNWAAPNVSLYNAVIQGMYSRGKIDSAKNLYTKMREHGLQPDGKTRAMMLQNLSKNSARHRRSWSLGYRERHRQKMK, from the exons ATGTGTGAAATGCTGAGGAATTTGAATTCTGCTATGGTTATATCAAATTGGTTTTCTTGCCGATATTACCCATATATTCCAACTAGCTACTTCTGTAAAATCCACAATCGGCATTTTCATTGTAGTGTATATGTTAATTCAGCTATAAATTCAAATAGTCGGTGTGCCATAATGCCTGGTCTGGGCATAATTTCCATGTGGCAACCAAAGATGCCAAATATCAGTTTGTTGAGGGTGGACAAATCACGCATTGTTGTGAACATGGTTGCAAGTGTTGATGTTGGTGTGGATTGtgaaaaggaggaagaaaatAAACTGATTGAAGGAGATGAGGGATTTGGAGAATCTTTTGTTGAGCAGATTTGGCCTCCTTGGGGAAATGTCGCAAATCACAAGGCTTTGGATATTGAACCTAGTCCCACACCTGTTAGCCAGACtgagtcaaaattttcaaacaggATGACGATTGCGAATAAAAGTAGGGTACATTTTCTAGAGGAAACAAATGAAGAGTTGTTATCTGAGCGACTTTTGGTGCTTAGCAGAACCAATAAGGTTAGAAGTGCATTGGAATTATTTAGGTCCATGGAATTATCAGGTCTTTGTCCTAGTTTACATGCCTGTAACTCTCTTTTATCATGCCTTTTTAGGAATGGGCAGCCTGATGATGGGTTAAAAGTCTTTGAGTTTTTGAAGACAAAGAAGATAACTACAGGTCACACTCATAGCTTAGTACTTAAAGCAATTGCAAATTCTCAGGGTAGCGATACTGCCCTTGAAATATTTATGGAAACGCTAGGGGAATGTGAAGTGAAGAAGGATTTTGATGCAATTGCATATAACACTATGATAACAGTATGTGGTAAAGTTAACAATGGTGTTGAAACTGAGAGGATCTGGAGAAGTATGAAGGCAAATGGCTGCTGTCCAACACGAGTTACTTATTGCCTATTAATTAGCAATTTTGTTCATTGCAGTCAAAATGAGCTGGCTCTTGATGCTTACAGTGAGATGGTTCAGAACGGATTTGAACCAGGGAATGATACAAAGCAAGCTATAATTAGTGCGTGCACAAAGGAGGGAAAGTGGAATTTGGCACTTAGTGTCTTTCAAGATATGTTGAAGGGTGGCTTGAAGCCAAACCTAATTGCTTGTAATGCATTGATTAACTCTCTTGCGAAAGCTGGGGAGGTCAAACTAGCATTTGAGGTTTATGATATCACATCTTTGGGTCATTCACCAGATGCATACACATGGAATGCTATACTTGGTGCTCTATATAATGCAGATCGACAAAACGATGTTCTTCAGCTCTTTGACAGCATTAAGAGAGATATAGGCTctcaattgaatttacatttGTACAACACTGCTTTAATGTCTTGCTCGAAGCTTGGTTCATGGGATAGAACGCTGCAGCTTTTGTGGCAAATGGAAGCTTTTGGGCTCTTCATTCCAACTGCATCATATAATCTTGTCATTAGTGCTTGTGAGATTGCAAGGAAACCAAAAGTTGCATTGCAAATGTATGAGCACATGGTTCACCAAAAGTGCAATCCGAACACATATACTCCTCTGTCATTGTTAAGAGCTTGCATATGGGGATCCCTCTGGGATGAAGTGGAGGAAATCCTAAAt TGGGCTGCACCAAATGTATCTCTTTATAATGCTGTCATTCAAGGAATGTACTCAAGGGGCAAGATTGATTCTGCAAAGAATCTGTACACTAAAATGCGTGAGCATGGTCTTCAGCCAGATGGTAAAACACGTGCTATGATGCTTCAAAACTTGTCAAAAAATTCAGCTAGACATAGAAGGAGTTGGTCTCTTGGTTACAGAGAACGTCATCGGCAAAAGATgaaatga